The Marivivens sp. LCG002 genome contains a region encoding:
- the infA gene encoding translation initiation factor IF-1, which translates to MAKEELLEFPGVVKELLPNATFRVELENGHEIIAHTAGKMRKNRIRVLAGDKVQVEMTPYDLTKGRINYRFK; encoded by the coding sequence ATGGCCAAGGAAGAACTGCTCGAATTTCCCGGCGTCGTGAAGGAACTCCTGCCTAATGCGACATTTCGGGTCGAGCTGGAAAACGGCCACGAGATCATCGCACATACGGCAGGCAAGATGCGCAAGAACCGCATCCGTGTTCTGGCCGGCGACAAGGTGCAAGTCGAAATGACCCCCTACGATCTGACCAAGGGTCGGATCAACTATCGCTTCAAGTGA
- a CDS encoding carbon-nitrogen hydrolase family protein, which translates to MKIAASAYRPEWHSDWASLAAKIEAWVSEAAEAKAELLLFPEYGGCEAALIGLQEDTSAKDWAARMVAASEAWLDLHVGLARKYGVHILAGSLCAADGDRIVNRAYLAAPNGTHTFQDKLILTPYERNQMEIQAGREIKVFDTALGKIGILICYDSEFPVQARAMTEAGAEMILVPSATDFAAGQTRVRQSCRARAIENQCLIIQSPVLGPVPDCDVLDQGTGRAGFFCPPDHGLPSNGIIAQGDTDKAAWVYAEVDPKAISAPRQTGQVGNFAHWIEQDERTLHVKSENLR; encoded by the coding sequence ATGAAAATCGCAGCCTCTGCATATCGCCCCGAATGGCATTCCGACTGGGCTTCGCTTGCAGCCAAGATCGAGGCTTGGGTCAGCGAGGCCGCCGAAGCAAAAGCCGAGCTTTTGCTCTTTCCCGAATACGGCGGCTGCGAGGCGGCATTGATCGGCCTGCAAGAGGACACTTCGGCCAAGGACTGGGCCGCGCGGATGGTCGCGGCGTCTGAGGCCTGGCTTGACCTTCATGTCGGTCTTGCGCGGAAATACGGGGTTCATATCCTTGCCGGATCGCTTTGTGCGGCGGACGGGGATCGGATCGTGAACCGCGCGTATCTGGCGGCACCGAACGGAACCCATACCTTTCAGGACAAATTGATCCTGACGCCCTATGAGCGCAACCAGATGGAAATCCAAGCAGGCCGCGAGATAAAGGTGTTCGACACCGCTCTCGGTAAAATCGGTATTCTCATCTGTTATGACAGCGAATTTCCTGTGCAGGCGCGTGCGATGACCGAGGCAGGGGCCGAGATGATCCTTGTCCCCTCGGCCACCGATTTTGCCGCTGGCCAGACGCGGGTGCGTCAATCCTGCCGTGCTCGTGCCATCGAAAACCAGTGTCTTATCATCCAGTCGCCCGTCCTTGGCCCTGTGCCTGACTGTGATGTGCTGGACCAAGGCACGGGCCGCGCGGGCTTTTTTTGCCCGCCCGATCATGGGCTTCCGTCCAACGGGATCATCGCTCAGGGTGATACGGACAAGGCCGCTTGGGTCTATGCCGAGGTCGACCCAAAGGCCATCAGCGCCCCGCGCCAAACGGGCCAAGTCGGCAATTTTGCCCATTGGATCGAGCAGGATGAACGCACTCTGCATGTGAAATCAGAGAACCTGCGCTGA
- a CDS encoding ribonuclease E/G, translated as MKGRTIVLDHIGDVEAAALMVDGKIDDLLIDDTDAPRPGAIFRAICDRPIKGQGGMMLRLPDGDTAFLRQSKGLRPGQSMLVQVTGYAEGGKAVPVTERVLFKSRFAIITPGKPGINVSRQIEDEDERNRLLEIAHGVMETEHGLILRSGCEGADEDEIAEDIAAMQDLAEAVLGDAEGTEPEALTEGDGPHILAWREWTSTAEVVTEAGSFEHLGVMDQIEDIKTARVDIGEGYMFVEGTQALVAVDVNTGGDTSAGAALKANLAAARALPRALRVRGLGGQIVVDFAPMSKAHRKQVEQSLRASFKNDPIETSLVGWTQMGLFELQRKRERLPLVRTLRGL; from the coding sequence ATGAAGGGCCGCACGATCGTTCTCGACCACATTGGTGATGTCGAAGCCGCTGCTTTGATGGTGGATGGCAAGATCGACGATCTTTTGATCGACGATACGGATGCGCCGCGTCCGGGGGCGATTTTCCGTGCAATCTGCGATCGTCCGATCAAAGGGCAGGGCGGTATGATGCTTCGCCTTCCCGATGGGGACACCGCTTTCTTGCGTCAGAGCAAAGGGCTTCGTCCGGGGCAGTCGATGCTGGTTCAGGTCACCGGATATGCGGAGGGTGGCAAGGCTGTTCCTGTGACGGAGCGTGTTCTTTTCAAAAGCCGTTTCGCAATCATCACGCCTGGAAAACCCGGTATCAATGTAAGCCGTCAAATCGAGGACGAGGACGAGCGCAACCGCCTTCTTGAAATCGCGCATGGCGTCATGGAAACCGAACACGGTCTGATCCTGCGATCCGGCTGCGAGGGTGCAGATGAAGACGAGATCGCAGAAGACATCGCCGCTATGCAGGACCTTGCCGAAGCGGTGCTCGGCGATGCTGAAGGCACCGAGCCGGAGGCGCTGACCGAAGGCGACGGGCCGCATATCCTTGCTTGGCGCGAGTGGACATCGACCGCCGAAGTCGTCACCGAGGCGGGGTCCTTCGAGCATCTTGGCGTGATGGACCAGATCGAGGACATCAAAACCGCTCGTGTGGACATCGGCGAAGGCTATATGTTCGTCGAAGGCACACAGGCGCTTGTCGCTGTGGATGTGAACACGGGCGGCGATACCTCTGCAGGTGCTGCGCTCAAGGCCAACCTTGCCGCCGCGCGCGCCCTGCCGCGTGCGTTGCGCGTTCGGGGTCTGGGCGGTCAGATCGTGGTCGATTTCGCTCCCATGTCCAAGGCGCACCGCAAGCAGGTTGAACAATCGTTGCGCGCCTCGTTCAAGAATGACCCGATCGAAACCTCTTTGGTCGGTTGGACGCAAATGGGGCTTTTCGAACTCCAACGTAAGCGGGAACGCCTGCCATTGGTGCGGACGCTCAGGGGGCTTTGA
- a CDS encoding UPF0262 family protein yields the protein MSRIIHIELDDSALPPPTPEIEQERRVAIFDLLEANNIILPARDERPVPEGPYKLSLSIRDRRLVFALTTEADDPAAEFHLSLGPFRQVVKDYFQICESYFDAVKTLPTNQIETIDMARRGIHDEGARILQERLEGKAEVDYDTARRLFTLICVLHFGG from the coding sequence ATGTCCAGAATTATACATATCGAACTCGACGACAGCGCCCTGCCGCCTCCGACACCGGAGATCGAACAGGAACGCCGTGTCGCCATTTTTGACCTTCTTGAGGCCAACAACATCATTCTTCCCGCACGTGATGAACGTCCCGTGCCCGAAGGTCCCTATAAACTTTCGCTTTCGATCCGTGATCGCCGTCTGGTTTTCGCTTTGACGACCGAAGCGGACGATCCCGCTGCCGAGTTCCATCTCAGCCTTGGGCCGTTCCGTCAGGTGGTGAAAGACTATTTCCAGATCTGCGAAAGCTATTTCGACGCGGTAAAGACCCTTCCGACGAACCAGATCGAAACGATCGACATGGCCCGTCGCGGAATTCACGACGAAGGTGCGCGCATTCTCCAAGAGCGGCTCGAGGGCAAGGCAGAGGTCGATTACGACACTGCACGCCGTCTTTTCACACTGATTTGCGTTCTGCATTTCGGAGGGTGA
- a CDS encoding FAD-binding oxidoreductase, translating to MALNPADDTFVSLLKTRLPAACFKEDTAQYFEEPRGRYEGHGVVLAPASTEEVAIIVKACRDARVGIVPYSGGTGLVGGQIMPDGARPIVLSTERMKSIRAVYPTENVLVADAGVILAEVHRAAEEVDRLFPLSLASEGSARIGGLLATNAGGVNVLRYGNARAQVLGLEVVTADGEIWNGLTRLRKDNTGYALRDLFIGSEGSLGIITAAALKLLPRPAQYGTALLAVPSPKAALDLLALAGSQVGESISAFELIHRMGPSFLEETGFDVAKPFDEWPEWMVLVDLGLPASVDATEVLETLFVAAAEEGYVTDGVIASSEAQRQAFWKIREMIPQGNKRIGSVSSHDISLPLSAIPEFIERGPGELAKLGDMRINCFGHLGDGNLHYNLFPAKGRDRKEYDNIRNDAKKCIHDLVHSYDGSVSAEHGVGRLKVKDVETYSDPAKLAMMRAIKTSLDPLGIMNPGVVLRAAD from the coding sequence ATGGCTTTGAATCCTGCGGACGATACTTTTGTTTCCTTGCTGAAGACACGTTTGCCCGCGGCGTGTTTCAAAGAAGACACCGCGCAATATTTCGAGGAACCGCGTGGCCGCTACGAGGGGCACGGGGTCGTTCTCGCCCCCGCCAGCACAGAAGAAGTGGCGATCATCGTCAAAGCCTGCCGCGATGCGCGCGTAGGCATCGTGCCCTATAGCGGCGGAACAGGGCTCGTTGGGGGGCAGATTATGCCCGATGGCGCACGTCCGATCGTTCTTTCAACGGAACGGATGAAGTCGATCAGGGCTGTCTATCCGACCGAAAACGTTCTCGTCGCGGATGCGGGGGTGATCCTTGCCGAAGTGCACCGCGCGGCCGAAGAGGTCGATCGTTTGTTCCCGCTCTCGCTCGCCTCGGAAGGGTCGGCGCGGATCGGCGGTTTGCTGGCGACCAATGCGGGCGGTGTCAATGTTCTGCGCTATGGGAATGCCCGTGCGCAGGTTCTCGGTCTTGAAGTTGTGACGGCAGACGGCGAGATATGGAACGGCCTCACTCGGCTTCGCAAGGACAACACGGGCTATGCCTTGCGCGATCTTTTCATCGGATCGGAAGGGTCCTTGGGGATCATCACCGCCGCCGCGCTCAAGCTTTTGCCGCGCCCTGCGCAATATGGAACCGCGCTCTTGGCGGTCCCTTCGCCCAAAGCCGCTCTGGATCTCTTGGCGCTTGCCGGTTCGCAGGTCGGTGAAAGCATCTCTGCTTTCGAGCTGATCCACCGCATGGGGCCGAGCTTTCTCGAAGAGACGGGCTTTGATGTGGCAAAGCCGTTCGACGAGTGGCCCGAATGGATGGTTCTCGTCGATCTTGGATTGCCTGCCTCGGTTGATGCGACAGAGGTCCTCGAAACCCTTTTCGTTGCCGCCGCAGAAGAGGGTTATGTGACCGACGGTGTCATCGCCTCGTCCGAGGCCCAGCGTCAGGCCTTTTGGAAAATCCGCGAGATGATCCCGCAGGGGAACAAGCGGATCGGGTCGGTGTCGTCGCATGACATTTCGCTACCGCTCTCGGCTATCCCCGAATTTATCGAGCGCGGACCCGGCGAGCTGGCAAAGCTCGGAGATATGCGGATCAACTGCTTCGGCCATCTCGGGGACGGGAATCTTCACTATAACCTGTTTCCTGCAAAGGGTCGCGACCGCAAGGAATACGACAACATCCGCAATGATGCCAAGAAATGCATCCATGACCTTGTCCATTCCTATGACGGTTCGGTGAGTGCAGAGCACGGCGTCGGGCGTCTCAAGGTCAAAGATGTCGAGACCTATTCCGACCCCGCCAAACTTGCCATGATGCGCGCGATCAAAACCTCGCTCGATCCGTTGGGCATCATGAATCCAGGGGTGGTTCTTCGGGCTGCGGACTGA
- the yacG gene encoding DNA gyrase inhibitor YacG, with translation MACPICSKVTDQKYRPFCSKRCADIDLAKWLGGGYSIPASDEIDPEDLPEVEGDDSRLIN, from the coding sequence ATGGCCTGTCCGATTTGCTCGAAAGTAACAGATCAGAAATATCGTCCGTTCTGTTCAAAGCGGTGCGCGGATATCGACTTGGCCAAGTGGCTGGGTGGGGGCTATTCAATCCCCGCGAGTGACGAGATTGATCCCGAAGACCTCCCAGAGGTTGAAGGCGACGATTCGCGGCTCATTAATTAA
- a CDS encoding SulP family inorganic anion transporter: MPKASLAAFAERLTIADKNQLTPMQIKTDLLSGLTVALALVPEAVAFAFVANVHPLVGLYAAFIVGLITALFGGRPGMISGATGALAVVMVSLVKEHGVEYLFATVVLMGLIQIFVGIMRWGKFIRLVPHPVMLGFVNGLAIVIGLAQLSQFKVPGSAEASGHGMGGGEWLSGMPLVMMLSLVALTMAIIYVLPRFTKAIPAPLAGIGITALIVIVFGIDVPRVGDMASIEGGLPAFHLPMVPISLETFYVILPYSLILAAIGLIESLLTLNLVGEMTGKRGGASQECIAQGVANTVTGFFGGMGGCAMIGQSMINVKSGGRTRVAATSAALFLLLFIVVASPLIEQIPLAALVGVMFMVVIGTFAWNSFKILRRVPLTDAFVIILVTVVTVWTDLATAVVVGVIVSALSYAWNNAKRIHAKTYETPEGAKVYQIQGPLFFGSTDGFMETFQVESDPSLVIIDFQDSRVVDQSALQAIEAVAAKYEEVGKRIQLRHLSRDCHRLLSKAGHLMVDSDDDPDYEIAVDYGVRTGILGTH, encoded by the coding sequence ATGCCCAAAGCCTCGCTGGCGGCCTTTGCCGAACGCCTCACCATTGCCGACAAGAACCAGCTCACGCCGATGCAGATCAAAACGGACCTGCTCTCGGGTCTGACCGTTGCACTTGCTCTGGTGCCCGAAGCCGTGGCTTTTGCCTTTGTGGCGAATGTGCACCCTCTCGTCGGTCTCTATGCGGCCTTTATCGTCGGTCTGATCACCGCTCTTTTCGGGGGGCGTCCCGGCATGATCTCGGGGGCGACGGGCGCTCTGGCGGTCGTGATGGTAAGCCTCGTGAAAGAACACGGCGTCGAATATCTCTTTGCGACCGTTGTCCTCATGGGTTTGATTCAGATTTTTGTCGGCATCATGCGCTGGGGCAAGTTCATTCGCCTCGTGCCGCATCCCGTGATGCTCGGTTTCGTCAACGGTCTGGCCATCGTGATCGGTCTGGCGCAGTTGTCGCAGTTCAAGGTGCCTGGCTCGGCCGAAGCCTCGGGCCATGGAATGGGCGGCGGCGAATGGCTCTCGGGTATGCCCCTTGTGATGATGCTTTCACTCGTCGCTTTGACCATGGCGATCATCTATGTGCTGCCGCGCTTCACCAAGGCCATCCCCGCCCCGCTGGCAGGGATCGGGATCACGGCGCTGATCGTGATCGTCTTCGGGATCGACGTGCCGCGCGTCGGGGATATGGCCTCGATCGAAGGCGGGCTGCCTGCGTTCCATCTTCCTATGGTTCCGATCTCGCTCGAGACATTCTACGTCATCCTGCCCTATTCCCTCATCCTTGCCGCGATCGGCCTGATCGAAAGCCTTCTGACGCTCAACCTTGTTGGTGAAATGACGGGCAAACGCGGTGGCGCAAGTCAGGAATGCATCGCGCAAGGCGTCGCCAACACCGTCACAGGCTTCTTCGGCGGTATGGGCGGCTGCGCGATGATCGGCCAGTCGATGATCAACGTGAAATCGGGCGGGCGCACCCGCGTTGCCGCAACCTCGGCCGCGCTCTTCCTGCTTCTCTTTATCGTCGTTGCCTCGCCACTCATCGAGCAGATTCCGCTCGCTGCGCTTGTCGGTGTGATGTTCATGGTGGTGATCGGCACTTTTGCCTGGAACTCGTTCAAGATCCTGCGCCGTGTCCCATTGACCGATGCCTTTGTGATCATCCTTGTGACCGTTGTGACGGTCTGGACCGATCTCGCAACTGCGGTTGTGGTCGGCGTGATCGTCTCGGCACTCTCTTATGCATGGAACAACGCCAAGCGTATCCACGCCAAGACCTATGAAACCCCCGAAGGCGCGAAGGTCTATCAAATCCAGGGACCGCTGTTCTTCGGTTCGACCGACGGTTTCATGGAGACCTTCCAAGTCGAGAGCGATCCGTCTTTGGTGATCATCGACTTTCAGGACAGCCGCGTCGTCGATCAATCCGCGCTTCAGGCAATCGAAGCGGTCGCCGCAAAATACGAAGAGGTGGGCAAACGCATCCAGCTGCGCCACCTGAGCCGCGATTGCCACCGTCTTCTCTCCAAAGCGGGCCATCTGATGGTCGATAGCGACGACGATCCCGACTATGAGATTGCGGTCGACTACGGGGTGCGGACGGGCATTCTCGGAACCCACTAA
- a CDS encoding nucleoside triphosphate pyrophosphatase has product MLRATPGLKLVLGSGSPRRLELLAQIGVTPSAVRPPDIDEDPHKGEVPRDYVRRIAAEKAAAVACADDEVVLCADTTVAMGRRIMGKPQDEKEAAAFLHALSGRRHRVITAVAVKRGDKVWLKDVVTTVAMKSLSNPEVNSYLASGDWRGKAGGYAIQGPAGAFIPWINGSFTGVVGLPLAETAGLLTAAGYPLYGDTE; this is encoded by the coding sequence GTGCTCCGGGCTACGCCTGGGCTCAAGCTTGTTCTCGGCTCCGGATCACCCCGGCGGCTGGAGCTGCTTGCGCAAATCGGCGTAACGCCGAGCGCCGTGCGCCCCCCAGACATCGACGAAGACCCGCACAAAGGCGAGGTCCCGCGTGATTATGTCCGCCGTATCGCTGCCGAAAAAGCTGCTGCGGTCGCCTGTGCCGACGACGAAGTCGTGCTCTGCGCGGATACGACCGTGGCGATGGGGCGGCGGATCATGGGCAAACCCCAAGACGAAAAAGAAGCCGCCGCATTCCTTCATGCTTTGTCGGGTCGGCGGCATCGCGTCATCACGGCGGTTGCCGTGAAGCGCGGGGATAAGGTCTGGCTCAAGGACGTTGTAACGACGGTCGCCATGAAGAGCCTGAGCAATCCCGAAGTGAATTCCTATCTCGCAAGCGGTGATTGGCGCGGCAAGGCTGGTGGATATGCGATCCAAGGCCCCGCAGGTGCGTTCATCCCGTGGATCAACGGCTCCTTCACCGGTGTCGTCGGTCTGCCGCTTGCTGAAACCGCAGGTCTTTTGACGGCTGCGGGTTACCCGCTCTATGGAGATACCGAATGA
- a CDS encoding low molecular weight phosphatase family protein produces the protein MAEGIMKKFYGTECYIQSVGVKNDLEIDGFAVAVCQEIGVELSRHRSRSFDEMQQWGDDLSSFDLVLALSPASQRRALELTRVFHLDVEYWPIMDPTGLGEGREARLASYRQTRDQIIARLEQRWGPARENP, from the coding sequence ATGGCCGAAGGGATCATGAAAAAGTTCTATGGGACCGAATGCTATATCCAATCCGTCGGTGTGAAGAACGATCTTGAAATCGACGGTTTCGCTGTGGCGGTGTGCCAAGAAATCGGGGTCGAGCTGTCCCGCCATCGTTCGCGCTCGTTCGACGAAATGCAGCAATGGGGCGACGATCTTTCGTCGTTCGACCTCGTGCTGGCTTTGTCGCCCGCAAGTCAACGCCGTGCGCTGGAACTCACCCGCGTTTTCCATCTCGATGTCGAGTATTGGCCCATCATGGACCCGACGGGTCTTGGAGAAGGGCGAGAAGCGCGGCTTGCCAGCTATCGGCAGACCCGTGACCAAATCATAGCCCGGCTAGAACAACGCTGGGGACCAGCAAGGGAAAATCCATGA
- a CDS encoding ketosteroid isomerase-related protein, with protein MTTDAKSVLTRYFSAFNAGDKAGMLAELSDDIAHHVNEGQVRRGKALFSEFCDHMSRCYHETLTEIVVFANEDGTRASAEFVVNGKYLVTDSGLPEAHGQTYVLPAGSFMSLENGKITRVTTYYNLADWIRQVSQ; from the coding sequence ATGACGACCGATGCAAAATCCGTTCTGACGCGGTATTTCAGTGCTTTTAATGCAGGCGACAAAGCCGGCATGCTGGCCGAGCTGTCCGATGACATCGCACACCACGTGAACGAGGGACAGGTGCGCCGCGGCAAGGCGCTTTTTTCCGAGTTCTGTGACCACATGAGCCGCTGTTATCACGAGACGCTGACCGAGATCGTCGTTTTTGCAAATGAGGACGGGACGCGCGCCTCCGCCGAGTTTGTCGTCAACGGCAAATATCTTGTGACGGACAGCGGTTTGCCCGAAGCGCATGGCCAGACCTATGTTCTTCCTGCGGGCTCGTTCATGTCGCTCGAGAACGGCAAGATCACGCGCGTCACCACCTATTACAACCTTGCGGATTGGATACGTCAGGTTTCGCAATGA
- a CDS encoding S-methyl-5'-thioadenosine phosphorylase, with translation MKAKIGIIGGSGVYEIDGLMDAAWITVDTPWGKPSDQVLTGTLDGTEMVFLPRHGRGHVHSPTEVPYRANIAALKSLGVTDVVSVSACGSFREDYAPGDFVIVDQFIDRTFAREKSFFGTGCVAHVGFGHPTCARLMDLCEDAARATGVTVHRGGTYLAMEGPQFSTLAESKLYREVWGCDVVGMTNMPEAKLCREAEMCYATVAMVTDYDCWHPDHDAVDVTAVIKTLQGNAAHAKKTVAGLPLRLGGDRAVCPCGCDRALEFAIMTAPAKRDPEVVERLKVIAGRVL, from the coding sequence ATGAAAGCAAAGATCGGGATTATCGGCGGTTCGGGCGTTTATGAAATCGACGGGCTGATGGATGCGGCATGGATCACAGTCGACACGCCTTGGGGTAAACCTTCGGATCAGGTTTTGACGGGAACATTGGACGGCACCGAAATGGTGTTCTTGCCCCGTCACGGTCGAGGTCATGTGCATTCCCCGACCGAAGTGCCCTATCGTGCAAACATTGCAGCGCTCAAGTCGCTTGGCGTGACGGATGTCGTATCGGTGTCCGCTTGCGGCAGTTTCCGCGAAGACTATGCGCCGGGGGATTTTGTGATCGTCGATCAATTTATCGACCGCACCTTTGCGCGGGAAAAGAGCTTTTTCGGGACCGGATGCGTCGCGCATGTCGGCTTCGGTCATCCGACCTGTGCGCGGCTCATGGACCTTTGCGAGGACGCCGCGCGCGCTACAGGCGTGACCGTGCATCGCGGAGGGACCTATCTCGCGATGGAAGGGCCACAGTTTTCGACGCTCGCCGAGAGCAAGCTCTATCGCGAAGTATGGGGCTGCGATGTGGTCGGAATGACGAACATGCCCGAGGCCAAGCTCTGCCGCGAGGCCGAGATGTGTTATGCCACTGTCGCGATGGTGACGGATTACGACTGTTGGCACCCCGATCATGATGCCGTGGATGTGACGGCGGTGATCAAGACGCTTCAGGGGAACGCCGCGCATGCGAAAAAGACAGTCGCAGGGCTTCCGCTGCGGCTTGGCGGGGATCGCGCGGTTTGTCCTTGTGGCTGTGACCGCGCCCTTGAATTTGCCATCATGACCGCACCCGCCAAGCGCGATCCCGAAGTCGTGGAACGCCTCAAGGTCATTGCAGGGCGTGTTCTTTGA
- a CDS encoding GNAT family N-acetyltransferase, protein MTLDFRRLTGEALEASLEDVARLRMTVFAEWPYLYAGTFDYEHRYLQSYRDNAGAVLVGAFDGTRLVGAATGTPMEDHASDFAEPFKSVGIPLEHIFYCAESVLLPEYRGQGAGHRFFDHREAKARELGRKYSAFCAVIRPHDHPARPSGYRPLDGFWRKRGYEMLDGAVARFKWTDHGHAEQTEKPLQFWIKKL, encoded by the coding sequence ATGACCTTGGACTTCCGGCGCTTGACGGGAGAGGCGCTCGAAGCCTCGCTCGAGGATGTGGCGCGGCTGCGCATGACGGTCTTTGCCGAGTGGCCCTATCTTTACGCGGGCACATTCGACTATGAACACCGCTATCTGCAAAGCTATCGTGATAATGCGGGCGCGGTTCTGGTCGGGGCCTTTGACGGCACACGGCTTGTCGGCGCGGCCACAGGCACCCCGATGGAGGACCACGCTTCGGATTTTGCCGAACCGTTCAAGAGCGTCGGCATCCCGCTCGAGCATATCTTCTATTGTGCTGAATCCGTCCTGTTGCCCGAGTATCGCGGGCAGGGCGCCGGGCATCGCTTCTTTGACCATCGAGAAGCCAAGGCGCGCGAGCTTGGGCGCAAATATTCCGCCTTTTGTGCTGTGATCCGTCCCCATGATCACCCTGCGCGGCCATCGGGCTACCGTCCTCTGGATGGATTCTGGCGCAAGCGCGGGTATGAAATGCTCGATGGTGCCGTTGCGCGGTTCAAATGGACCGATCACGGGCATGCCGAACAAACCGAAAAGCCGCTTCAATTCTGGATCAAAAAGCTATGA
- the hisD gene encoding histidinol dehydrogenase, with the protein MPHFLDTKDAGFEEAFTALLGMKREDSPDVDAVVAGIIADVRTRGDAAVIELTAKFDRMQLTPETLRFSEAEIEAECAKVSAEDRAALELAAARVRAYHAAQMPEDKRWTDEVGASLGWRWTAVSAAGLYVPGGLASYPSSVLMNAIPAKVAGVERLAIVVPTPDGVANPLVLLAARIAGVDEVYRIGGAQAIAALAYGTQTIAPVDKITGPGNAFVAAAKRRVFGKVGIDMIAGPSEILVIADKDNDPDWIALDLLSQAEHDESAQSILITDDADFGRAVAAAVDKRLETLERRAIAGASWRDFGAVITVRDMDEAVRLSDRIAPEHLELCVDDADALCEKIRHAGAIFVGAWTPEAIGDYIGGPNHVLPTARSARFSSGLSVMDFLKRTTLSRMTPEAIAAIGPSAERLAQSESLEAHGLSVRARLDKLNG; encoded by the coding sequence ATGCCGCATTTTCTCGACACCAAAGACGCAGGTTTTGAAGAGGCGTTCACCGCACTTCTGGGAATGAAGCGCGAGGATAGCCCCGATGTGGACGCGGTTGTTGCTGGGATCATCGCCGATGTGCGCACGCGTGGTGATGCCGCCGTCATCGAGCTGACCGCCAAATTCGACCGAATGCAGCTGACGCCTGAAACCTTGCGGTTTTCGGAAGCCGAAATCGAGGCCGAATGCGCCAAGGTTTCCGCCGAGGATCGCGCGGCTCTGGAGCTCGCCGCTGCGCGTGTGCGCGCCTATCACGCGGCGCAAATGCCCGAGGATAAACGCTGGACCGATGAGGTCGGGGCGTCGCTCGGTTGGCGCTGGACGGCGGTGTCCGCGGCGGGTCTCTATGTTCCGGGCGGTCTCGCGTCCTATCCGTCGTCGGTCCTGATGAATGCGATCCCCGCGAAAGTGGCGGGCGTCGAGCGTCTTGCCATCGTGGTTCCGACACCTGATGGGGTAGCAAACCCGCTGGTGCTCTTGGCGGCGCGCATTGCGGGTGTGGACGAGGTTTACCGGATCGGTGGAGCGCAGGCGATTGCCGCGCTGGCCTATGGCACCCAAACCATTGCGCCCGTGGACAAGATCACGGGCCCCGGCAATGCCTTTGTCGCGGCAGCCAAGCGCCGCGTTTTCGGTAAGGTCGGGATCGATATGATCGCGGGTCCGTCTGAAATCCTCGTGATTGCGGACAAGGACAACGACCCCGACTGGATCGCTCTCGATCTTCTGTCGCAGGCCGAGCACGATGAAAGTGCCCAATCCATCCTCATCACCGATGATGCCGACTTTGGCCGCGCGGTCGCTGCTGCTGTCGACAAGCGGCTTGAAACACTGGAACGCCGCGCGATTGCGGGGGCAAGCTGGCGTGACTTTGGCGCGGTCATCACCGTGCGCGATATGGACGAGGCCGTGCGCCTGTCCGACCGTATTGCACCCGAGCATCTCGAGCTTTGCGTCGATGACGCGGATGCGCTCTGCGAGAAGATCCGTCACGCAGGTGCGATCTTTGTCGGCGCCTGGACGCCCGAAGCCATCGGCGACTATATCGGTGGACCCAACCACGTTCTGCCGACGGCGCGTTCGGCGCGGTTTTCGTCGGGTTTGTCGGTCATGGATTTTCTCAAGCGCACTACGCTTTCGCGCATGACACCCGAAGCCATCGCCGCAATAGGGCCGAGCGCAGAGCGTCTTGCACAGTCGGAAAGTCTTGAGGCCCACGGGCTGAGCGTTCGCGCTCGACTCGACAAGCTGAATGGATAA